A genomic window from Pyxidicoccus trucidator includes:
- a CDS encoding Ig-like domain-containing protein: protein MSMHSTRGASRASRLWLAALSSVLLVAPLGCDDNDDNKEVDRTAPTVVSQVPATGSDAEWDGVISFTVSEPLAASSVVDASVKLLEDGTEIQKELLLSDDGKTVTVLLSQALDLPSVLAVELTPALTDVAGNPVTLPEKRWVWEARTWRLLKTPVMPEHGASGALPSLVLDVEKRPLLSFVEVDDVPAGQPTESGWVFTRWSGGNWERISQYHPDSGGLLAVDGAGRLYTVGHRPRVNDTDFPESTVRRWDGQGWPEVSPPLGRSWKSAITDGTRLAVTSTGIPLLAWEVNSWGHGAHVIVYTLEAGAWLPLPGLAAPPYYRPRNLSLVLDAEDRPWSAHYEQGPVVKSYVSRWDGAAFVKVGGSLEDDAGSASRALAADLKVDAAGTPYVAWRSAERLYLQRWDGTRWETLATREAPGTLVHEDRLDLVSLVLASGGHAYVAWIHRPASGPAELRVDRWNGTTLESSLEGLAVHDTNAVAMTLDAHGRPMVAVVTPPAPCSHVPGIQVRVNH, encoded by the coding sequence ATGAGCATGCATTCGACCCGAGGCGCCTCACGCGCCTCCCGGCTCTGGCTCGCTGCCCTCTCCTCGGTCCTGCTCGTCGCGCCCCTCGGCTGCGATGACAACGATGACAACAAGGAGGTGGACCGCACGGCGCCCACCGTCGTGTCCCAGGTGCCGGCGACCGGGAGTGACGCGGAGTGGGATGGCGTCATCTCATTCACCGTGTCGGAGCCGCTGGCCGCCAGCAGCGTGGTGGACGCGAGCGTGAAGCTGCTGGAGGACGGGACGGAGATTCAGAAGGAGCTCCTGCTGTCCGACGATGGAAAGACGGTGACGGTCCTCCTGTCCCAGGCGCTGGACCTGCCCTCGGTGCTCGCCGTGGAGCTCACCCCGGCGCTGACGGACGTGGCGGGCAATCCCGTCACCTTGCCGGAGAAGCGCTGGGTCTGGGAGGCCCGCACGTGGCGGCTGCTGAAGACGCCCGTGATGCCGGAGCATGGCGCCTCGGGCGCGCTGCCCAGCCTCGTCCTCGACGTCGAGAAGCGCCCGCTCCTCTCCTTCGTGGAGGTCGACGACGTGCCGGCGGGCCAGCCCACCGAGTCTGGCTGGGTGTTCACGCGGTGGTCGGGCGGCAACTGGGAGCGCATCAGCCAGTACCATCCCGACAGCGGGGGCCTGCTCGCCGTGGACGGCGCGGGGCGCCTCTACACCGTGGGGCACCGGCCTCGGGTGAACGACACCGACTTCCCCGAGTCCACCGTGCGACGGTGGGATGGGCAGGGCTGGCCGGAGGTGTCACCGCCGCTTGGCAGGAGCTGGAAGAGCGCCATCACGGATGGAACCCGCCTCGCCGTCACGTCCACGGGGATTCCCCTGCTCGCCTGGGAAGTCAATTCATGGGGGCACGGCGCGCACGTCATCGTCTACACCCTGGAGGCGGGGGCCTGGCTGCCGCTGCCGGGCCTGGCCGCGCCCCCCTACTACCGCCCGCGGAACCTCTCCCTCGTGCTGGACGCGGAGGACCGTCCGTGGTCCGCGCACTACGAGCAGGGGCCCGTGGTGAAGTCGTACGTGAGCCGGTGGGATGGGGCGGCGTTCGTCAAGGTGGGAGGCAGCCTGGAGGACGACGCTGGGAGCGCCTCACGGGCACTGGCGGCGGACCTGAAGGTGGATGCAGCCGGGACGCCCTACGTCGCCTGGCGGAGCGCGGAGCGGCTCTACCTGCAGCGCTGGGACGGAACCCGCTGGGAGACCCTGGCCACGCGGGAGGCGCCGGGCACGCTCGTGCATGAAGACAGGCTCGACCTGGTGTCCCTGGTGCTCGCGTCCGGAGGCCACGCCTACGTCGCCTGGATTCATCGCCCGGCTTCAGGCCCGGCCGAGCTGCGCGTGGACAGGTGGAACGGGACGACGCTGGAGTCCTCCCTCGAAGGGCTGGCGGTGCACGACACCAACGCGGTGGCGATGACGCTCGACGCGCATGGCCGACCGATGGTGGCGGTCGTCACCCCGCCCGCGCCCTGCAGCCACGTGCCCGGCATCCAGGTCCGTGTGAATCACTGA